The following proteins come from a genomic window of Limosilactobacillus reuteri:
- a CDS encoding MDR family MFS transporter: MNQEQQPVDINGQTYNRSLMIFVLLIGAFCTILNQTILSTAFPALMDAFNISTATVQWLTTGFLMVNGIMIPVSAYLTSRFNTKSLFIIAMSTFEVGTILAWIAPSFAVLLVGRLIQAVGVGINMPLMQNIMLTVYPPEKRGAAMGVNGLVIGLAPAIGPALSGWVIDSYSWRWLFGMIAPITALVIIVSFFAVKNVIPNKKPHLDWLSVVISTLGFGSMLYGFSSVGDKGWTDQVVLSTIIIGVILVGILIMRQNKLDDPFLEFKVFESKEFSLATILSSIVMMAMVGVEFVIPLYLQIIHGMSAFHSGLTLLFGALFMGIMSPITGNLFDRHGAKRLALTGMFILTVGTIPFAFITRDTPTIYIVFLYAVRMFGISMVMMPVTTAGMNSLPYNLISHGTAVNNTIRQIATSVGTAIMISVLTNITNSNRPAHSLLTQSPLQYKAKMFDATLMGYHAAFWFAIAFSLIGLFLTFFVTSGNGIHLRLDSEDIAEPTDKGGMK; this comes from the coding sequence GTGAATCAAGAGCAACAACCTGTTGATATTAATGGACAAACTTATAATCGTTCCTTAATGATCTTTGTCTTATTAATTGGAGCTTTTTGTACCATTTTAAACCAAACCATTCTTTCAACAGCCTTTCCAGCATTAATGGACGCTTTTAATATTAGTACAGCCACCGTTCAGTGGTTAACTACTGGTTTCTTAATGGTCAATGGGATTATGATTCCCGTAAGTGCCTACTTAACAAGTCGATTTAATACTAAGAGTCTTTTCATTATCGCTATGTCAACCTTTGAAGTTGGAACAATCTTAGCGTGGATTGCTCCCTCATTTGCCGTGCTATTAGTCGGTCGTCTTATCCAAGCGGTCGGAGTAGGAATTAACATGCCCCTAATGCAAAATATTATGCTGACTGTTTATCCTCCTGAGAAACGTGGCGCCGCGATGGGAGTAAACGGCTTAGTTATTGGATTAGCCCCAGCAATCGGGCCCGCTCTATCTGGATGGGTTATCGATAGTTATAGCTGGCGGTGGCTTTTCGGAATGATCGCCCCCATTACTGCTTTAGTTATCATTGTTAGTTTTTTTGCAGTTAAAAATGTTATTCCTAATAAAAAGCCACATCTTGACTGGCTTTCTGTTGTTATTTCAACATTAGGATTTGGGAGCATGCTTTATGGATTCTCAAGTGTCGGTGATAAGGGGTGGACAGATCAAGTTGTCCTTTCAACCATTATCATTGGGGTGATTTTAGTTGGAATTCTAATCATGCGTCAAAACAAGCTAGACGATCCGTTCCTTGAATTCAAGGTCTTTGAAAGCAAAGAATTCTCCCTTGCGACCATTCTTAGTTCAATTGTAATGATGGCAATGGTTGGGGTAGAATTCGTCATCCCTCTTTACCTTCAAATCATTCATGGAATGTCCGCTTTCCATTCAGGTCTTACCCTTTTATTTGGGGCCCTTTTCATGGGAATCATGAGTCCAATCACTGGGAATTTATTTGACCGTCATGGTGCTAAACGCTTAGCCCTTACGGGAATGTTTATCTTAACTGTTGGAACAATTCCTTTTGCCTTTATTACTCGTGATACCCCAACTATTTATATTGTCTTCTTATATGCAGTCCGAATGTTTGGTATTTCAATGGTAATGATGCCAGTTACTACGGCGGGAATGAATTCTCTTCCTTACAATCTAATTTCGCATGGTACAGCTGTTAACAATACCATTCGTCAAATCGCTACTTCTGTGGGAACAGCGATCATGATCTCTGTTTTGACAAATATTACCAATAGCAATCGACCCGCTCATTCACTGCTGACACAATCCCCATTGCAATATAAAGCAAAGATGTTTGATGCTACTTTGATGGGGTACCATGCAGCATTCTGGTTTGCAATCGCCTTCTCACTCATTGGTTTATTCCTTACATTCTTTGTTACAAGTGGTAATGGAATTCACCTCCGCCTTGATAGCGAAGACATTGCAGAACCAACTGATAAAGGAGGGATGAAGTAA
- a CDS encoding MFS transporter, producing MLCSILFSTERIKGDEKVELQQRRTIVTGALLLSNIMAGMDGTIVNTALPAITSDLHGLQYMGWIIATFLLGMAVATPLWSKFGEHKGNKQAYITATSMFLVGAIFQGLAPNILWFIIARTVMGIGAGGMNTIPFIVFAELYDNLKKRAQVLGIASACFGTASIIGPLLGGWIVDALSWHWVFYVNVPIALIAITIISLFYKNVKKQAAGKPVDYLGATLLVVSLVIILVAVQLIGSASGLVVGCLLVVGLLLLGGMIKVDSKAVDPIVPSRLFKNRELVIDFALFVIIWGSFIAFVTYIPMWAQGILGLSALLGGMTQIPGAVTNFIGSELVPVLQERWGKYWIVTCGAASIFIAYLGIMIGGKKTPFWLILFMGAFEGFGVGLVFNILQINVQTDAELRDVPIATSLGYLLRILSQTLMSAVYGVILNQELFQGVQTHHGITLKMLNKLSNAQTASSLPDKLLPTLRTILYNGYRDIIIAAVILIVIALILVVVLGWQNHCHQRELMALGNLKDTKS from the coding sequence ATGCTCTGTTCCATCCTCTTTAGTACGGAGAGAATTAAAGGGGATGAAAAAGTGGAATTACAACAACGACGAACAATTGTTACTGGTGCGTTGTTACTATCTAACATTATGGCGGGAATGGATGGTACGATTGTAAATACGGCCTTGCCAGCTATTACCAGTGACCTTCATGGGTTGCAATATATGGGGTGGATCATCGCAACTTTTCTTTTGGGAATGGCTGTTGCGACCCCATTATGGAGTAAGTTTGGTGAGCATAAGGGAAACAAGCAAGCCTATATTACTGCTACCTCCATGTTTTTAGTTGGAGCAATCTTTCAAGGATTAGCCCCTAATATTTTGTGGTTTATTATCGCGCGAACTGTAATGGGAATTGGTGCTGGAGGAATGAATACAATCCCGTTTATTGTTTTTGCTGAATTGTATGACAACCTAAAAAAACGAGCTCAAGTATTGGGAATTGCCAGTGCTTGTTTTGGAACTGCTTCGATTATTGGTCCCCTACTCGGTGGATGGATTGTTGACGCGTTGAGCTGGCACTGGGTTTTCTATGTTAATGTACCGATTGCCTTAATTGCGATTACGATCATTAGCTTGTTCTATAAGAATGTGAAAAAGCAAGCTGCAGGTAAGCCAGTTGATTATCTTGGAGCGACTTTACTGGTGGTCAGTTTAGTAATCATTTTAGTAGCCGTTCAATTGATTGGTTCAGCTTCTGGCTTAGTAGTGGGCTGTTTATTAGTTGTTGGTCTTTTGTTGCTTGGTGGAATGATAAAAGTTGATAGTAAGGCGGTAGACCCAATTGTTCCTAGTCGTCTGTTTAAAAATCGCGAACTGGTAATTGATTTTGCTTTGTTCGTCATAATTTGGGGTTCATTTATTGCATTTGTCACTTATATTCCAATGTGGGCTCAGGGAATTTTAGGTTTAAGTGCGTTGCTTGGCGGAATGACACAAATTCCAGGGGCGGTTACTAACTTTATTGGTTCAGAATTAGTGCCAGTATTACAGGAACGATGGGGAAAATACTGGATTGTTACCTGTGGGGCGGCTTCAATTTTTATTGCCTATTTAGGAATAATGATTGGGGGAAAAAAAACACCATTCTGGCTTATTTTATTCATGGGTGCTTTTGAAGGATTCGGTGTTGGTCTTGTCTTTAATATTTTACAGATTAATGTTCAAACAGATGCTGAATTACGGGATGTGCCAATTGCTACTTCGCTAGGATACTTATTGCGAATTTTGAGTCAGACCCTTATGTCCGCGGTGTATGGAGTTATTCTTAACCAAGAGCTATTCCAGGGTGTTCAAACGCACCACGGAATTACCTTAAAAATGCTAAATAAATTATCAAATGCCCAAACTGCTAGTAGTCTTCCAGATAAGCTTTTACCAACCCTGCGTACGATTCTTTATAATGGGTATCGCGACATTATCATTGCGGCAGTAATTTTAATCGTTATTGCCTTAATTTTAGTTGTAGTTTTAGGCTGGCAAAATCATTGTCATCAACGCGAGCTAATGGCTTTAGGTAATCTTAAAGACACAAAATCTTAA
- a CDS encoding RluA family pseudouridine synthase yields MENTWIYQGTEPIKIKKYLQSLGMGHRLFNDLKNGEGEFLVDHRKVRPTTQILPNQPLTIKAQPELADDTVEISNEPLNVVYEDDNWLVVDKPAGVTSIPGPTVQNDTVLNRVKGYLIANNSADLRPHLITRLDRFTGGLLLIAKHHIASSMISQQVQQHQMLKEYTALVEGQVIDEHGEINKPIGRKDGQAARVIDENGQRALTEYWVEERGAKWTRVRVRIHTGRTHQIRVHFAAIAHPLIGDHLYGGNTSKYDHQLLHASKISFNDPFTLKQMTFTSELPAAFFELV; encoded by the coding sequence ATGGAAAATACGTGGATATACCAAGGGACCGAACCGATTAAAATAAAGAAGTATCTTCAGTCATTGGGGATGGGACATCGTTTATTTAACGATCTTAAAAACGGCGAAGGAGAATTTCTTGTTGATCATCGGAAGGTACGGCCAACAACTCAGATTCTTCCTAATCAGCCCTTAACCATTAAGGCTCAACCAGAATTAGCTGATGATACTGTTGAAATTAGTAATGAGCCCTTAAATGTTGTTTATGAAGATGATAATTGGTTGGTAGTAGATAAGCCAGCAGGTGTAACTTCTATCCCAGGACCAACAGTTCAAAATGATACAGTTTTAAATCGGGTAAAGGGATACTTAATTGCAAATAATTCTGCAGATCTCCGCCCCCATTTAATTACACGACTGGATCGCTTTACGGGGGGATTACTTCTTATCGCTAAGCATCATATCGCCTCCAGTATGATCAGTCAGCAAGTGCAGCAACATCAAATGCTGAAGGAATATACCGCTTTAGTAGAAGGACAGGTTATAGACGAGCATGGCGAGATTAACAAGCCGATTGGGAGAAAGGATGGGCAGGCTGCACGGGTAATTGACGAGAATGGGCAACGTGCTTTGACCGAGTATTGGGTTGAAGAACGAGGCGCAAAGTGGACACGAGTGCGGGTAAGGATCCACACTGGACGCACACACCAGATTAGGGTTCATTTTGCCGCTATTGCTCATCCCCTAATTGGTGATCATCTTTATGGCGGCAATACTAGTAAATATGATCATCAGTTGCTTCATGCAAGTAAAATTAGCTTTAACGATCCCTTCACCCTTAAACAAATGACATTTACCTCAGAATTGCCCGCAGCATTTTTTGAATTAGTTTAA
- a CDS encoding DJ-1 family glyoxalase III, with translation MAKVAVVFAPGCEEVEGLTIVDVLRRMGIDTTMVGLEDLHVPGAHGIELTCDELMSEQLLDYDVVAFPGGRGGAQKLRDNDKLMKLMQKRNAESKWDAAMCAAPIALARYGLLDNHDYTCFPGINEEIAKVAPTANFKEDITVVDNDGKIITSRGPATALAFAYQIAEVLGYNTDKIKHEMLYDYLMDQK, from the coding sequence TTGGCTAAAGTTGCTGTAGTGTTTGCACCGGGTTGTGAAGAAGTTGAAGGACTTACAATTGTGGATGTTCTCCGGCGAATGGGGATTGACACCACAATGGTCGGATTAGAGGATCTTCATGTCCCTGGCGCCCATGGGATTGAATTAACTTGTGACGAGCTAATGAGTGAGCAGCTTCTTGATTATGATGTAGTAGCCTTTCCTGGTGGTCGCGGGGGTGCCCAAAAGCTCCGCGATAATGACAAGTTGATGAAATTAATGCAAAAACGCAATGCAGAAAGTAAGTGGGATGCCGCAATGTGTGCTGCTCCGATTGCCTTAGCCCGGTATGGTTTGCTTGATAATCATGACTATACTTGTTTTCCGGGAATTAACGAGGAAATTGCTAAGGTTGCCCCAACAGCAAATTTTAAAGAGGATATTACAGTTGTTGATAATGATGGAAAAATCATTACCAGTCGTGGACCCGCAACTGCCTTAGCCTTTGCTTATCAGATTGCAGAGGTATTAGGATACAACACTGATAAGATTAAGCATGAGATGCTATACGACTATTTAATGGATCAGAAATAA
- a CDS encoding alpha/beta hydrolase, producing the protein MEKIKKFNTQIASHLANNLENSLRELRRCGAHRSSKATFTEMGIQLSGFKNDLAENNKFNALVGNAWVDNEADYYLPAAVVTVDVQRQEQEVTTYVLNDHGDNQRVIMYLTGGAYIQRPDKTHWQYLNRLAIATDAKIYVPIYSLVPHTTFRTAYQEIASLYSKIYTLMPASKVTIMGDSAGGGLAAGFCEYLGKKGLPQPGHLVLFSPWLDLDLTNPLISKYEDKDVTLAVNGLRKISTMWAGDTDHQDYRLSPLYGNLDQLRDVTVFVGTREIMYPDVTLFVQKLRDAGITVNSYTGRGLFHIYPLYQIPEAKGVMKRVVATINN; encoded by the coding sequence GTGGAGAAAATAAAGAAATTTAATACTCAAATTGCTAGTCATTTGGCTAATAATCTTGAGAATAGTTTGCGAGAGTTACGACGATGTGGTGCTCATCGTTCTAGTAAAGCAACCTTTACTGAAATGGGAATTCAATTAAGCGGGTTTAAAAACGATCTTGCAGAAAATAATAAGTTTAATGCCTTGGTGGGGAATGCATGGGTTGACAACGAGGCTGATTACTACTTGCCTGCTGCTGTAGTGACGGTTGATGTTCAACGTCAAGAACAGGAAGTAACAACATATGTCTTAAATGATCACGGAGATAATCAACGAGTAATCATGTATCTAACTGGGGGAGCCTATATTCAGCGCCCCGATAAGACTCATTGGCAATATTTAAATCGGTTGGCAATCGCCACGGATGCGAAGATTTATGTCCCGATTTATTCGTTGGTTCCGCATACTACTTTCCGTACCGCCTACCAAGAAATTGCTAGTCTTTATAGTAAAATTTATACCCTTATGCCTGCTAGTAAAGTAACTATTATGGGCGATTCAGCTGGTGGGGGATTGGCAGCTGGCTTTTGTGAATATCTTGGTAAAAAGGGGCTTCCACAGCCTGGTCACCTCGTCTTATTTTCTCCTTGGCTCGATCTTGACCTTACAAATCCTCTCATTAGCAAATATGAGGATAAAGATGTTACACTAGCAGTGAACGGTTTGCGAAAAATTAGTACGATGTGGGCCGGTGATACGGATCATCAAGACTATCGCTTAAGTCCCTTATATGGGAATCTTGATCAGTTGCGCGATGTGACTGTTTTTGTAGGGACAAGGGAAATAATGTATCCTGATGTGACCTTGTTTGTTCAAAAATTGCGTGACGCTGGGATTACTGTAAACTCATATACGGGTCGTGGACTGTTTCATATTTACCCGCTTTATCAAATTCCAGAAGCAAAGGGTGTAATGAAACGGGTAGTTGCAACAATTAATAATTGA
- a CDS encoding uracil-DNA glycosylase, translating to MIAEYPPTLLAEVKEKTKDRQLTGFTPGQGPLNPDLMLVGEAPGRHEEKVNIPFSGASGQELMKLIESIGYSRSTVYITSVVRQRPYSIKKAIDKKTGEVIEKHPNRTPTKKEVLAFAPLFDWELAQVKPKIIVTLGNTALQRLLGSQANIGKLHGQLLHEKIQRTNDAHDGYELTTDKHWIIPMYHPAAVLYARRLEPTIKADWQQLGQDIKKMKK from the coding sequence ATGATTGCAGAATATCCGCCAACACTCCTGGCAGAGGTAAAAGAAAAAACAAAGGATCGACAATTAACAGGTTTTACTCCAGGTCAAGGACCACTTAATCCAGACTTGATGTTAGTAGGAGAGGCTCCTGGTCGTCACGAAGAAAAGGTAAATATTCCTTTTTCTGGTGCTTCCGGTCAGGAACTGATGAAATTGATTGAATCAATCGGATATTCGCGTTCAACCGTTTATATTACCAGTGTAGTTCGTCAACGGCCTTATAGTATTAAGAAGGCAATTGATAAGAAGACGGGTGAAGTAATTGAAAAACACCCTAACCGGACGCCAACTAAAAAAGAAGTTTTAGCATTTGCCCCTTTGTTTGATTGGGAACTAGCACAAGTTAAGCCGAAAATTATTGTTACGCTTGGTAATACGGCCTTACAACGGCTGCTTGGTAGTCAGGCTAATATTGGTAAGCTTCATGGGCAACTTCTCCACGAAAAAATTCAACGGACTAATGATGCGCATGATGGTTATGAGTTGACGACTGACAAGCATTGGATTATACCAATGTATCATCCGGCCGCAGTACTCTATGCCCGCCGGTTGGAGCCTACTATTAAAGCAGATTGGCAACAGTTAGGGCAGGATATTAAGAAAATGAAAAAATAA
- a CDS encoding threonine/serine exporter family protein: protein MSKDKEISANDFEPTEHLSDKHHMAIPWHDFFTNDNFTPAYEANLVERAAIVGRIGLMMLSYGTGAWRVRDSMNTVARTLKMTCSVDIGLVSLEYTCMDAHHSYTQAISLPSTSVNTTKLSQMERFIKEFDQNGSEMTIGEIHSHLEEIAHSKGNYAPYQVGLAAALACSAFVFLLGGGPVEMFCSFIGAGLGNYVRRKMIDHHITLFAGVAVAVAVACLSYLLALSLMQLTFNVSSRHEAGYIGAMLFIIPGFPFITSGLDISKLDMRSGLERMTYAIAIITVATLVGWIVALMVNLRPENFQALPLSALMLFLLRLPASFCGVFGFSIMFNSTPKMAAIAGCIGAIANTLRLELTDLTGIPAGAAAFLGALVAGLLASIVKRKIQYPQISITVPSIVIMVPGLYMYRAMYNIGLTSISVGTLWMTKALMIVVFLPMGLIAARILTDSKWRHNG, encoded by the coding sequence TTGAGTAAGGATAAAGAGATCTCAGCGAATGATTTTGAGCCGACTGAACATTTGTCTGATAAGCATCATATGGCGATTCCATGGCATGACTTTTTTACAAATGATAATTTCACCCCTGCTTATGAGGCTAATTTAGTAGAACGAGCAGCAATTGTCGGGCGAATTGGATTAATGATGCTTTCTTATGGAACGGGGGCATGGCGAGTCCGTGATTCAATGAATACAGTTGCCCGGACGTTGAAAATGACTTGTTCGGTCGATATTGGGTTAGTTTCCCTCGAATATACTTGTATGGACGCCCACCATAGTTACACGCAGGCAATATCTTTGCCAAGCACAAGTGTAAATACGACAAAACTTTCGCAGATGGAGCGATTTATTAAAGAATTTGACCAGAATGGGAGTGAGATGACAATTGGAGAAATCCACTCCCATTTGGAAGAAATCGCTCACTCAAAAGGGAATTACGCTCCTTACCAAGTAGGACTAGCAGCTGCTCTGGCATGCAGCGCCTTCGTCTTTTTACTTGGTGGTGGACCAGTTGAAATGTTTTGTAGTTTTATTGGCGCTGGCCTCGGAAACTATGTCCGCCGTAAGATGATTGACCATCACATTACTTTATTTGCGGGAGTAGCGGTCGCGGTTGCAGTTGCGTGTCTTTCTTATCTGCTGGCCTTAAGTTTGATGCAATTAACATTTAATGTGAGTTCGCGTCATGAAGCAGGGTATATCGGCGCAATGCTGTTTATTATTCCGGGATTTCCATTTATTACTAGTGGACTTGATATTTCAAAACTTGATATGCGGTCTGGGCTTGAACGGATGACCTATGCAATCGCAATTATTACAGTTGCTACATTGGTTGGGTGGATTGTAGCATTAATGGTTAATCTCCGTCCTGAGAATTTTCAAGCATTGCCCCTATCAGCATTAATGCTCTTTTTACTCCGGCTGCCAGCCAGCTTTTGTGGGGTATTTGGCTTCTCAATAATGTTTAACAGTACGCCTAAAATGGCAGCTATTGCTGGTTGTATTGGTGCGATTGCTAATACCTTACGCTTAGAATTAACGGACTTGACTGGAATACCGGCCGGAGCAGCCGCATTTTTAGGGGCGTTAGTTGCCGGGTTATTGGCATCGATTGTTAAACGTAAGATTCAATATCCGCAAATTTCAATCACGGTTCCATCGATTGTTATTATGGTCCCGGGACTTTATATGTATCGGGCAATGTATAATATCGGTTTAACTTCGATTAGTGTAGGAACGCTTTGGATGACCAAGGCGCTTATGATTGTTGTATTCTTGCCAATGGGATTGATCGCTGCTCGTATTCTTACAGATTCTAAGTGGCGACATAATGGATAG
- a CDS encoding DUF4811 domain-containing protein — protein sequence MVIILTFLGALAFFAFMMFIQQKSLRIILATLTGIIFVGSTLLMTLNYSHHFGMQKVTTTTTKRIYSASNSSMPLAIYQPVGKSGHDDVYIYNTKVKQKTPNHTQANEYTTNRIKWTNGSTPQLVTTETRWQYRNDFYKVLYAWSGMNNTLVKRTNVLEYPRMYVKLTTSQAAKLARVAKSATGAKLQAQAAEQGRAFVTSKVQAAMAKNPNMTAKQIQEVSAQAEQEFQAQSVQQILKQVK from the coding sequence ATGGTTATTATTTTAACTTTTCTAGGAGCACTTGCCTTTTTTGCTTTCATGATGTTTATTCAGCAAAAAAGCCTGCGAATTATTTTAGCTACACTCACGGGAATTATCTTTGTGGGCTCAACTCTTTTGATGACACTAAATTACAGTCACCATTTTGGAATGCAAAAAGTTACGACAACAACCACCAAGCGGATTTACTCTGCTTCAAATTCCTCAATGCCCCTGGCAATTTATCAACCGGTTGGTAAAAGTGGCCACGATGATGTTTATATTTATAACACCAAAGTTAAACAAAAAACGCCTAACCATACCCAAGCAAACGAATACACCACTAATCGAATTAAATGGACTAATGGTTCTACCCCTCAGCTCGTAACAACTGAGACGCGCTGGCAATATCGTAATGATTTTTATAAAGTCCTATATGCATGGTCAGGAATGAACAATACATTAGTTAAGCGAACTAACGTGTTAGAATATCCACGAATGTATGTTAAACTCACAACGAGTCAGGCAGCTAAACTTGCCAGAGTTGCTAAATCTGCTACGGGAGCCAAATTACAAGCACAAGCAGCAGAACAAGGACGCGCTTTTGTTACATCAAAGGTTCAAGCAGCAATGGCCAAGAATCCTAACATGACTGCTAAACAAATTCAAGAAGTATCAGCACAAGCAGAACAAGAATTTCAGGCCCAAAGCGTTCAACAAATTTTAAAACAAGTTAAGTAA
- the mprF gene encoding bifunctional lysylphosphatidylglycerol flippase/synthetase MprF, with amino-acid sequence MQQLGKRLLNWWSKYSKVIKVVFVTSVLVFVILALGNFFKTVKWHEVGVGLANLSWESIILLLITGCIAVIPMLGYDFAITHLLPGKFKKSYIIRCGWITNTLTNIAGFGGILGSTLRAYFYRKNATKKEILLAISKIAVFLLSGLSVLCWVALIIMFVFHGGGHFNQYALWLVGGGLYFPIVFYFTVIHNSKIFKDITPKVGTFLVTSSTCEWLFAALFFLLVGWCLGVRHNLISVLPLYVVAQVLGVLSMIPGALGSFDLLMMLELSLLGVSQTTSVIWLLLFRIFYYIVPLVIAGFMFLHSLASQVNQFFDGLPLLMVRKLAYYLITTFMYVSGILMLITASIPDITAQNKIIAHLYPYTFFFLHQLTTILFALAMLACARGLQSKVKKTYLPTLILLVIGIANTIWNLGTLSLTIYLVIVLILVLLSRHVLYRKKLEYSIGKFAIDSLIFAGACILYVIVGVINAPQYSSKHHIPDFLFFPGEKIWISGLFGLILGLLLIFVILRYFMAGTDPFNIPNVFDAERIRNVIKEYGGNETSHLAFLKDKSIYYYNVDDHDKLFFMYRRKYDRLVVMGDPVGDKDSWRPALRQFVLEADKYGYQLVFYEVSSDMTMLLHEFGFDFIKTGETGLVKLADFTLAGKRQRSQRALMHKFDREGYTFSVEKPPFGKELMQEMKQVSDSWLGNETEKGFSLGFFDSYYINQAPVGIIRDKDGKMVAFATFMPTGGKKILTIDLMRHSKDAPSGIMDKIFISMFQYGQENGYTYFDLGMAPLSNVGEYQFSFIEEKAAHFIYEYGYHLYGFQGLRRYKDKYATVWYSRYTAFRKKNSIIATMMILVSVVNQRVDQQTHHSIFWWLIK; translated from the coding sequence ATGCAGCAGTTGGGCAAGCGCCTATTAAACTGGTGGTCTAAGTATTCAAAAGTCATAAAAGTAGTGTTTGTAACTTCAGTCCTAGTCTTTGTTATTCTCGCTTTAGGTAACTTTTTTAAAACAGTTAAATGGCATGAAGTAGGAGTTGGCTTAGCAAACCTGTCTTGGGAAAGCATCATCCTACTCCTAATTACCGGATGCATCGCAGTCATCCCCATGTTGGGGTATGATTTTGCGATCACCCATTTATTACCCGGGAAATTTAAGAAATCATATATTATTCGCTGCGGATGGATTACTAACACTTTAACAAATATTGCCGGATTTGGCGGAATTCTTGGCTCTACTTTACGAGCATACTTCTATCGAAAGAACGCAACTAAGAAAGAGATTCTGCTTGCTATCTCTAAAATCGCCGTTTTCTTACTCTCTGGTTTATCTGTTCTTTGTTGGGTAGCTTTGATCATCATGTTTGTGTTTCACGGTGGCGGCCACTTCAACCAATACGCACTTTGGCTTGTGGGGGGCGGATTATATTTCCCAATCGTTTTTTATTTTACTGTTATTCATAATAGTAAAATATTTAAGGATATTACGCCAAAAGTAGGAACCTTTTTAGTTACTAGTTCAACTTGTGAATGGCTATTTGCCGCACTTTTCTTCTTATTAGTCGGTTGGTGCCTAGGCGTTCGGCATAACCTTATTAGCGTTCTGCCGTTATACGTTGTTGCCCAGGTCCTCGGGGTTCTTTCAATGATTCCGGGGGCGCTCGGTTCGTTTGACCTTTTAATGATGTTAGAACTGTCACTACTTGGCGTTTCCCAAACTACCTCTGTTATCTGGCTATTATTATTCCGAATTTTTTACTACATCGTTCCATTAGTTATTGCTGGATTCATGTTCTTGCATTCGCTGGCATCACAAGTTAACCAGTTCTTTGACGGATTGCCATTACTAATGGTCCGTAAACTTGCTTACTATTTAATTACAACATTTATGTATGTTTCTGGAATTTTGATGCTTATCACTGCCTCAATTCCAGACATCACAGCGCAAAACAAAATTATTGCGCACCTTTATCCCTATACCTTCTTCTTCCTTCACCAATTGACAACCATCTTATTTGCACTCGCTATGCTTGCCTGTGCCCGCGGTCTTCAATCAAAGGTGAAAAAAACATACCTTCCCACTTTAATATTATTGGTAATTGGAATTGCTAATACCATTTGGAATCTGGGAACATTAAGCTTAACAATTTACCTCGTCATTGTTTTGATACTTGTTTTACTCTCTCGCCATGTGTTGTACCGGAAGAAATTAGAATACTCAATTGGAAAATTCGCAATTGATAGTCTTATATTTGCTGGAGCATGTATCCTCTATGTAATTGTTGGCGTTATTAATGCTCCCCAGTATTCCAGCAAACATCACATCCCTGATTTTCTATTTTTCCCTGGTGAAAAGATTTGGATTTCAGGACTCTTTGGCTTAATTCTCGGTCTCTTATTAATTTTCGTTATTCTACGCTACTTTATGGCCGGAACTGATCCTTTCAATATCCCAAACGTATTTGATGCTGAACGGATTCGCAATGTTATTAAAGAATATGGGGGAAATGAAACTAGTCACCTCGCCTTCTTGAAAGATAAAAGTATCTACTATTACAATGTTGACGATCATGATAAACTCTTTTTTATGTATCGCCGTAAATATGATCGCCTAGTCGTAATGGGTGATCCAGTTGGGGATAAGGATAGTTGGCGACCAGCTCTTCGGCAATTTGTCTTAGAAGCTGATAAGTATGGCTATCAGCTCGTCTTTTATGAAGTCTCCAGCGATATGACAATGCTTCTTCATGAATTTGGCTTCGACTTTATTAAAACCGGTGAAACTGGCCTCGTTAAGTTAGCGGACTTTACACTTGCTGGTAAGCGCCAACGATCACAACGAGCATTGATGCATAAATTTGATCGTGAAGGCTATACTTTCTCTGTCGAAAAGCCACCATTTGGTAAAGAATTAATGCAGGAGATGAAACAGGTCTCCGATAGTTGGTTAGGAAATGAAACAGAAAAGGGATTCTCTCTTGGTTTCTTTGACTCTTACTATATTAATCAAGCACCAGTTGGCATTATCCGTGATAAAGACGGCAAAATGGTCGCCTTTGCAACGTTTATGCCGACAGGGGGTAAAAAGATTTTAACAATTGACCTCATGCGTCATAGTAAAGATGCCCCTTCTGGAATCATGGATAAAATTTTCATCAGTATGTTCCAGTACGGGCAGGAAAACGGTTATACCTACTTTGATCTCGGAATGGCACCTCTTTCGAATGTTGGTGAATATCAATTTAGCTTTATTGAAGAAAAAGCTGCACACTTCATCTATGAATATGGATATCATTTGTATGGCTTTCAAGGATTACGGCGATACAAAGATAAATATGCGACAGTTTGGTATTCACGTTATACTGCCTTCCGCAAGAAGAATTCGATCATTGCCACAATGATGATTTTAGTTAGCGTTGTTAACCAACGTGTTGACCAGCAAACCCACCATTCAATCTTCTGGTGGTTAATTAAATAA